The Aneurinibacillus migulanus genome contains the following window.
CCTTCCTTAATAACAAAATAATCGCAATCATCTCTTATCTTTATGATAGGCTTATTAAACATTCTTTTCTATTTTACTTTAGCAGCAGATATAAAAAGTAACAAAAGAGTTAAACTTTATGTTCTTTATTCAGAGTAAAACGAATATTCACTCAACATATGAGGGATGGTAATCGAAAAACACGTTCCCTCTTCTTTTGTATAATAAAAAGGCATACCTATCCCTGTATCGATAATATCAATAATAAAATCGTTATTTCTTCTATGTACATTAACCTGTAAAATCCCTGCACTATTCATCGTTTCAATTCCATTTTTTATTATATTGATGAGGCATTAGTCGGCAAAAATAAAAGCCAGGTGTAAATGCCTGGCTTTCGGTCTGCTATTCTGCTTTTTTCCGCAGGCGGATGGTCCACTGATCCCCGTGTTCTTCTAATGAGAGTTGTTCATGTCCATCCTCTTTTGCCCACTCAGGGATGGTTTCTGTGGCTTTCCCACAATCAAAATGGACGCGTAGGATTCCGCCCGACTTTACTCCCTCCATTGCCATTTGTACTTTTAACAGAGGATAGGGACACACCTCACCAAGGGCGTCTAAAACTGTTTCTTCTTCATTATGCAATATTGTTTCACTCATCGTTGATTCCTCCTTGTGTTTTTTATAAAACAATTACGTGACTGTGTAGTTCTATCAAATCCAGAATCTCTTCTATTTCAACTAATTCGTATCGGGATCGAATTCCTCTGGCTTCTACATCGTCTTTTTCAGCATAGACGGGCAGCGACCATTCGTTCTGGCGGTATACAGCGTCCTGCACAAGCACAACAGTTCCATTGCCTGTCTCCGCTATAATGTCATCGGCTATTTGATCCTTTTGTTTGCTTAAAATAAAAAGTGCCTTCTCCACGAAAACTCCTCCTAATAGCGAAATACCGCATCCGCCTCGCGTACAAGACGAATCATTTCAGTACGCGACATCCGTTCTACGCCTTTGAGCAGTTCAGATTCCGTCAAACCGAGTGTATTCAGTGCTTCTGCCTCTGCAATAACCCGACGCTTCAGCATGACGAGCGCCTTGATATGCTTTTGTAATTCGTGCGCACTGACCAGCGCGGGTGTAGTTGGCAAGGCGGCGGGGGCCGCTTCACCGAAAAGCAGCACCTGTACGTCATGTTTTCCCAGTACGAGACCAACCGACATACGCAGCCCTTCCGATGTACGATGGGTATTCATTGGTGAATGTTCTATTATAACCGCTACTGACTTAGCCAAATACCATCACCCTTTCCGCTTCATTCACGATACGGGCCCAGTCAGCTTGACTCCCGGCCTTTATCTCCGATGAAATCTGGATGCCCCTCTCTTCGCAGTTATGGGCACATACAATACATTGCAGTCTGTTTTCAGAGCTGGGTGGCTGACCGTCAGTAAGCAGAGGTAAGAAGCGATTCATTGCCTGTACTCCGTTATCCATGAAAAACAAAGAAATGTTCCATTGCCTTGCGAGTACGGCGCGAATCAAACGTTCGGCCGTAAACAAGGAAGCGGAACCCGGAGCCGCAGTAATCATGATGCCAATGTGCATAATGGGTCCTCCTTTTTATTTTTCAGCTACCTGAAAATAAAGATGGAAAACTGCCCCATTACGCACAGGTTCACCAAGCACAGTATGGCCGTTGCGTACAACTTCTTCAGGAACGTTCGTAAGGGATGGCGGATGGTCAACGATGACTTCCAATACTTCACCCGGCTCCATATCGTTCAATTCCTCGATTGTATAAATCGGCGGATAAGGGCACGCCTCCCCTTGTAAATCAAGTGTACGAGCAATTTTGATATTCTGATTCATGGTATATTCCCCTTTCTTATCGTTACATAATAGTTATTTGGTAAGCTTTTTCTGAGAATCTCGGCTTTCCCACCAAGTGATGAATAGATACCAGGTTACAAGCAGAGCAACGGTACCAAAGATAGCCCCACTCCATCCCCAACTTTCAACCAAATTGACTTCTGAATAAGGAGCAACAAGTAATTGATAAAGACCAGCACGGTCCCATGACCAGGCCAACAATGTAGCGCCTACGATGGTTCCGAGACCAGCAAACCATAGTTGGACATAGCCTTCCATAGAGCGGTACATCCAGCCTGTCTCACAACCGCCAGCCAGCACGATGCCGATACCGAAAATAATGGCTCCGATGAATACACCAAGACTAGCAGGCTCCGCTTTCGCTTCCACGCCAAGTGACATTAAAATAGCAAAGCCGATAGTTGATACAATCATACTTAGAGCTAAGGCACGTCCTAAGGCTCCCTGCTTCGTAATCCACAATTCACGAAACGCGGATGTAAAACAAATGCGACCACGCTGAATGCAAATCCCAAAAGCGGCGCCAAACAAAAGGGCAAAAGCTAATTTACTTTTATCAAAGCTAAAATAATACACGCTTCCAAGCACGATGGCTATCGCTACAGCGATACCGAGCACCGTCTGTACACGTGGGCTTACCTGACCAAAGTTCGCTCCGGTCTTTCCTCGTTTTTTGCGCTTCGGTTTCCCCATAATAAGCGGGTGAAGAGCGATTTTTGTTCCCAAATACGTACCTGGGAACATGCCTAGCATAAAAATCCATCCGTGCAGTGAGAATTGTGGTATTGCACTGAAGAATGAACCGAGATTACACCCCATAGCCAGACGAGCGCCGAATCCAGTCAGTATGCCTCCGATAAACGCCTGTACAAGACGGCTTTTCTGCTGTGGAACGCGTATCTTGAAATTATTACTTAAAAACGCAGTCATCAATGCACCGCCCAGCATACCGAAAATAAGCCATCCAGAGCCTCGATCCCACGGCATATCTCTCATTTTAATTTGTTCAAAGTACAACCAATTACTAACGTCTATACCAAATAGCGCAAGCAGGTGACCACCCCAACGCGTAAATTCTGTGGTTACCCCCCAGGCTCCACCTGAAAGTGCAAACCAGAAAACATTGAGTATTGCTGCTGTGAGTACCGCTGTCCAATAGGGCCAATAGTTCACACATACTTTGCGGTAAAGAGCCTTCATTTTGCCTTTAAACGTAACCTCTTCTTCGGCTAAAGAAGAGGAGGAAGGCGTAAGTGTCACTCCTCTCCGCAAATCTTCAAGATTGACTGCCATTTTGTATTTCCCCCTTTGATACATTAAATCCATAGTATATATAGGTTTAATGAGTATAAAAACGTAAAAAAACCCTCTTCCAAAAAGAAGAGGATTGATCATATCTATAGAAAGACCACTCTTATCTTCCGGAAGTATCCGCTGGATTTGGCACCTTTGCACACCAGGTTGCCGAGAGTTCATCGGGCCAGTCCCTCCCTCTCTCTTCATAAGAGAATACTATGTGATTTTCAATTTCTTATAAGAATAATAGGATTTTACCGCTTTATTTGACTAATGTCAATACTATATATTTAGAACATACAGAAAAGTTTCTTTCATGCAACTTTGCAGTAATGAATGTGGAAACATATGTTATCACTATTGAGTGCGTGTAAATGTTTCTATATAATCTAATAACGAGAGTAAGATATTACAAATAGGGAGAGAACCGCATGAATGAAACAGGTATTGTCCGCGAATTAGACATTCTCGGAAGAATCGTATTTCCAATGGAGGTAAGAAAAAAATTGGGCATACATCACGGAGATGGCATGGAAATCTTTGTAGATGGTAAACAAATTATTCTACAGAAGTATACTCCTGGATGCATTTTCTGTAATTCTATGGAAGGTATTTCTGAATATAAAGGCAAAAAAATCTGCACTTCTTGCTTTGCAGAAATGAAAAATAAATAAAAGCACCCCCGCCATCTGGAATAAGGTAGCGGGGGTGTCTTATCGCAAAGTATCTTACAATTTATTTTTTTTGGCAAACTGATTATCCATCCAAACAGCCCATTTCCAAATAAGAACGACAGTAACAATTAATGCTACACCAAGGATTAGCAATTGAATCGGATGCTCTGTGATCTTGAATTTCATGAGGCTTCCCTCCTTAGTTAAAGCCTTTCCTTTATAACTAAGAACTAACCCTTTTTACTGCATCATTGTCATGCTTACCCATTAATACATACTGTGGCCCTTTTTATTTTATATATCCTTACCGTCCACAACCACGTTATGTAAAAATCCTTTGCTGCTACACTAGCTTCTTGAATTTTTTTATCTGTGGGGTTACTTCAATTGTACATACTATATAAGTTACACTTAATATTTTGACAGGGCAGCGTGGTTGGAAGTAGGAGGAATGAGGAAAGAAGAGGGTGGATACGCCCTGCGTCCCGGCAGAAAAAAGGCGGATATGTTTGTTCCAACCTCTGATGGTGTCCTTCTACTTTACTAAGTATTAAAAAAAGGAATCATTGACAACTTCACTTTTTTTCCTCTATGCAAAACGTAGTTTACTTAACTTTATCTAGCTCGTTCTTTTTTCGACACCGAGGTTGAGAAAATCGTTCCCTTTGTAGGTGGCTTGCCCGGAGGCTTAATCGCAAACAATGAAAGAATCGCGGCAGCTATACACGCTCCAGCAACTGAAAAAAATAATGTCTTATGGGAGAACTTTATCAAAAAAGCAAAGACGGGAGGTCCAAGTGCTACACCGATGAATCGTGCACTGTTATATAAAGAAGTAATGGTTCCGCGTTCTTCTTTCCCAAATCCTTGTGTAATTAAAGCATCAAGGCTAGGTAGTGCTCCGCCAATTCCAATCCCGCTTAAAGAAAGCGCAAAAATAAGGAGATAGATACCATTCGAGAAGCTTATCCAAAGTATACTTCCCGATAAAAGCAACATCCCTGAAAACGCAATCCATTTCATTACTATTTTACTCTCACCGATCGCTTTACCCGTAATGTAAGACGTAATACATAGCGCTGCTAAAGGAATGGCCAGAATCATGCCCTTCATTACTCCTTCAATTTTGTACTGATTTTCTAGTACAGACGATAGGTGAAAAAGAACGCCAAACAAAACAAACATGGAAATACAGCCGATGGAAAAAATCGCATACAGCCAGCGTCCTTCTGTCTGAAAAATCCATGCAATAGAGGCTTTGAAAGATTTGAAATCCTTAGGTGCTTTTTTTTCCTTCGGCGTTTTCACAAAAAAAGCTACAAGCAATGCAGAAATCAAACAAAAAACAGGTGTAGAAAAAAAAGGAATATACCATAGAAGGGATGCTAAGACAGCTCCTAAAACCGGACTTAATACCTTACCGAACGTATTGGAGGTTTCAATAAACCCCAGCCCTGCACTTACCTCGCTTTTTCTTTGAAACATATCCCCGATAAGGGGCATAACGATAGGAAAAGCACCTGCCGCGCCTATCCCCTGTAGTAAACGGCCTGCCAAAATCATAAAATAGGGATGGGACATTTTCCAAGCTGCCCATCCCGACAAAAGGCCTCCCAGGCCAGCAATGATTAAACTGGGAATAATAATTACTTTTCGTCCCATCCTGTCGGAGAGAAATCCAGCTATTGGAATAAAAAGGATAGCTACTACAGAATAAACGGTAATAACCATGCTGGCCTGCAACGGAGAAATCGCCAGTTTTTTCTCCATAATAGGCAGGACGGGAATAAGCATCGAATTCCCCAATGTCATGACAAGGGGAATGGATGCAATTGAAATCAAATCCCACGTTTTTTTTTCATCCATGATATTCTCCTGCTATCCCTTTATAGATTCCAACCATTCGGCATAACATTCACTGCATAAAAGTTCATTATGTTCTTTATCTTCCTTATAAAGAGTAATGCAATGAATATTTTCCATCGGATATCCGCAGTAATAACACGTATCCACTTTGGCTTCCTCCCGTATAAATAGTAACAGGTTTATCATTCCCTTATATCTTAAAAAAAGTCATCGTATTTATTACAATATCCTTGAAAGCCACTCATACTTACTGCCAGTATAAAAATTGATAATCAGTTTCTTGATTTGCTTCTTCACTGTCTGCCCGGATATCATCGCTTGAAATAAAGCTTAATGGTTCAATATTAGCCTTTTCGTCTACATATTGATTTTTATTGGAGGCAAATCGATTTACAGGAAGAAAATTATTTTCCTTTTCCGATTTTTTATCCATTAGTACTCACCTCCCTTTCCTTATTAAGATTCCACAGTTAGGAAATTTAATGCCTATATCACACTTTGTTTTTTGTCATCGCTCTTCACCTTTTCTAATAAAAAAAGCACCCAAAGGGTGCCTTATTTAAAATCTTCCACTGCTCACATCGCTACATAAGAACAGGTATAGCGAAGATAGCATAGAAAACACTGTGCTTATTTAATAAATTTAAATGTTTTAGCTACTTTCGGAGCATCTTCGGCGGTCATCTTACTGATCATATTTAACACAGCAGGATGTTTTAAAAGATACGCATCTGCATCTCCAACATTACAAATATAACCATAATATACTCCCTTTTTAGCTCCTAAATATTTAGCAAATGGGTTTTCCACTATACTTTGCTTACTTTTAGAAGTAATGATGGTCAAAACCGGATAACTCTGCTTTTTATTATTATAATATACATTAAAGCTTACACCCTTATATCCATCTATAGGAAATGTAGCTTCCTGGACTACATATTTTCCTTTCCATGACGCTGGAATTTTAAGTGAAAATCCGTATTTTTTGCTTGTGTATACAACATCTCCTTTAACAGATTTCGCAGCAAAAGCTGGAACAGATATACTGGCTAACAATGACATAATAATTAATAAGGCAATAACTCGTATTTTCTTCATTTTCCACTCCTCCTACCAATTAATTTTACACGAGGAAGTTTTTCTCAGCAACAAAAAAGCGTACTCT
Protein-coding sequences here:
- a CDS encoding DsrE family protein; its protein translation is MAKSVAVIIEHSPMNTHRTSEGLRMSVGLVLGKHDVQVLLFGEAAPAALPTTPALVSAHELQKHIKALVMLKRRVIAEAEALNTLGLTESELLKGVERMSRTEMIRLVREADAVFRY
- a CDS encoding DsrE family protein; the protein is MHIGIMITAAPGSASLFTAERLIRAVLARQWNISLFFMDNGVQAMNRFLPLLTDGQPPSSENRLQCIVCAHNCEERGIQISSEIKAGSQADWARIVNEAERVMVFG
- the yedE gene encoding selenium metabolism membrane protein YedE/FdhT, translated to MAVNLEDLRRGVTLTPSSSSLAEEEVTFKGKMKALYRKVCVNYWPYWTAVLTAAILNVFWFALSGGAWGVTTEFTRWGGHLLALFGIDVSNWLYFEQIKMRDMPWDRGSGWLIFGMLGGALMTAFLSNNFKIRVPQQKSRLVQAFIGGILTGFGARLAMGCNLGSFFSAIPQFSLHGWIFMLGMFPGTYLGTKIALHPLIMGKPKRKKRGKTGANFGQVSPRVQTVLGIAVAIAIVLGSVYYFSFDKSKLAFALLFGAAFGICIQRGRICFTSAFRELWITKQGALGRALALSMIVSTIGFAILMSLGVEAKAEPASLGVFIGAIIFGIGIVLAGGCETGWMYRSMEGYVQLWFAGLGTIVGATLLAWSWDRAGLYQLLVAPYSEVNLVESWGWSGAIFGTVALLVTWYLFITWWESRDSQKKLTK
- a CDS encoding AbrB/MazE/SpoVT family DNA-binding domain-containing protein: MNETGIVRELDILGRIVFPMEVRKKLGIHHGDGMEIFVDGKQIILQKYTPGCIFCNSMEGISEYKGKKICTSCFAEMKNK
- a CDS encoding sulfurtransferase TusA family protein: MNQNIKIARTLDLQGEACPYPPIYTIEELNDMEPGEVLEVIVDHPPSLTNVPEEVVRNGHTVLGEPVRNGAVFHLYFQVAEK
- a CDS encoding sulfurtransferase TusA family protein, translating into MSETILHNEEETVLDALGEVCPYPLLKVQMAMEGVKSGGILRVHFDCGKATETIPEWAKEDGHEQLSLEEHGDQWTIRLRKKAE
- a CDS encoding MFS transporter gives rise to the protein MDEKKTWDLISIASIPLVMTLGNSMLIPVLPIMEKKLAISPLQASMVITVYSVVAILFIPIAGFLSDRMGRKVIIIPSLIIAGLGGLLSGWAAWKMSHPYFMILAGRLLQGIGAAGAFPIVMPLIGDMFQRKSEVSAGLGFIETSNTFGKVLSPVLGAVLASLLWYIPFFSTPVFCLISALLVAFFVKTPKEKKAPKDFKSFKASIAWIFQTEGRWLYAIFSIGCISMFVLFGVLFHLSSVLENQYKIEGVMKGMILAIPLAALCITSYITGKAIGESKIVMKWIAFSGMLLLSGSILWISFSNGIYLLIFALSLSGIGIGGALPSLDALITQGFGKEERGTITSLYNSARFIGVALGPPVFAFLIKFSHKTLFFSVAGACIAAAILSLFAIKPPGKPPTKGTIFSTSVSKKERAR